From a region of the Acuticoccus sediminis genome:
- a CDS encoding Mov34/MPN/PAD-1 family protein, protein MDVELTLQEAHQAELKRLLHREDGTEAAAYVLYGVNQIGVDPWSRQARLRLTSFEIISIPYHDAVSASERHITWRTDSYVSLCRRAAKEGLLPGIVHSHPGGFSDFSTQDDRNERELFRLARNRNGDEARLLSLLLIGKDRFRARLWVVRRSLLRSARSALWAPGSSIRRSVRRPRRQLLTGRPARSAPG, encoded by the coding sequence ATGGATGTCGAACTGACGTTGCAGGAGGCGCATCAGGCGGAATTGAAGCGCCTGCTCCATCGGGAGGATGGTACGGAGGCGGCTGCCTATGTGCTGTATGGCGTGAATCAGATCGGCGTCGATCCCTGGTCGCGGCAGGCGCGGCTCCGGTTGACCTCTTTCGAGATCATCTCGATACCCTATCATGATGCCGTCTCGGCCAGCGAGCGCCATATCACCTGGCGTACAGACTCTTACGTCAGCCTCTGCCGCCGCGCGGCGAAGGAGGGGTTGCTGCCCGGCATCGTTCACAGTCACCCGGGCGGCTTCTCGGATTTTTCCACGCAGGACGACCGGAACGAGCGGGAGTTGTTCAGGCTGGCGCGGAACCGGAATGGTGATGAGGCCCGGTTGCTGAGCTTACTGCTGATCGGGAAGGATCGGTTCCGGGCCCGGCTCTGGGTCGTGAGAAGATCCCTCTTGAGGTCGGCACGCTCCGCTCTGTGGGCACCCGGCTCATCTATACGACGGTCGGTGCGGCGACCCCGGAGGCAGCTTTTGACCGGCAGGCCCGCGCGTTCGGCGCCGGGCTGA